A window of the Bacillus andreraoultii genome harbors these coding sequences:
- the comGF gene encoding competence type IV pilus minor pilin ComGF, whose product MCLLKTESGYTLVEMLLSLSIFTIIITFIVSMVPLLRYHLYSPEITDQMQWEMFLNQAKREIWEGDKIMLSIVPDRILIWKGEELIIYERYIDRIRRRVDGRGHQLILFNIRSFRYEEIEQGIKFIVTHQNGKKYEGEIFFPQEIPITYSMQ is encoded by the coding sequence GTGTGCTTACTAAAAACTGAATCCGGCTATACATTAGTCGAAATGTTACTTAGTTTATCGATTTTCACAATTATTATTACCTTTATAGTTAGTATGGTCCCATTATTGCGATATCATTTGTATTCACCTGAAATAACCGATCAGATGCAATGGGAAATGTTTTTAAATCAGGCGAAAAGAGAAATCTGGGAAGGTGATAAAATAATGCTTTCCATTGTTCCGGATCGTATCTTAATTTGGAAAGGTGAAGAACTAATCATTTATGAACGATATATTGATCGGATTAGAAGAAGAGTAGATGGACGAGGTCATCAATTAATATTATTTAATATTCGGAGCTTTCGATATGAAGAAATTGAGCAAGGGATTAAATTCATTGTTACACATCAAAATGGAAAAAAATATGAAGGTGAAATATTCTTCCCGCAAGAGATACCAATTACTTACAGTATGCAATGA
- a CDS encoding DDE-type integrase/transposase/recombinase: protein MYPQLLTYLFEFIKYQDETIKILQTLLIGKSMFDKPEEKPISKPYRKLQVDELPIVETLEKLDYQELLNDFLEKHGKPLKPVRRHKNAKVCVPSHLNCPKCGAPSDFLYANNGDKGQYQCKVCACLFSEKNRYLKEAILRCPHCSKTLEKIKERKDFDVFKCKNNQCSYYQKKLKGLSKEEKKPFKKDPQAFKMRYIFRLFKFDYKPLSKESPELPKVDLSKLYVSPHTLGLILTYHVNYGLSARKTAAIMNDIHGVSISHQSILNYENSVALIMKPFIDHYPYELSNQFCGDETYIRVSGRWNYLFFFFDTVKKIILSYPVSPNRDTQAAVLAIDEVLLKLKEIPEDLTFVVDGNPIYLLAQHFFAQHDIHFDVKQVIGLTNEDPVSTEYRPLKQIIERLNRTFKGNYKATHGFGSEKGSVSYVTLFVAYFNFLRPHASLENKVPVMIPELSKLPHMPARWTKMIELAQQWLLEIQAA from the coding sequence TCGAAAACTACAGGTGGATGAGCTTCCGATTGTTGAAACACTTGAAAAGCTTGATTATCAAGAACTACTTAATGATTTTCTAGAAAAACACGGGAAACCATTAAAACCGGTTCGTAGACATAAAAACGCCAAAGTTTGTGTGCCTTCTCATTTGAATTGTCCAAAGTGTGGTGCTCCTTCTGATTTTCTTTATGCAAATAATGGAGATAAAGGACAATATCAATGTAAAGTGTGTGCGTGTTTGTTTAGCGAAAAGAATCGTTATTTGAAAGAGGCCATTTTACGATGTCCTCACTGTTCAAAAACACTTGAAAAGATAAAAGAACGAAAAGATTTTGATGTTTTCAAGTGTAAAAATAATCAATGTTCTTACTACCAAAAGAAGTTAAAAGGTCTTTCGAAAGAAGAGAAGAAACCGTTCAAAAAAGACCCACAAGCGTTCAAAATGCGCTATATATTTCGCCTGTTTAAGTTCGACTATAAGCCACTGTCGAAAGAGTCTCCAGAGTTACCGAAAGTAGATTTATCGAAATTGTACGTGTCTCCGCATACACTGGGACTTATTTTGACTTATCACGTAAACTACGGCTTATCAGCGCGCAAAACCGCGGCCATTATGAATGATATTCACGGAGTTTCTATTTCTCACCAAAGTATTTTAAACTACGAAAACAGTGTCGCGCTCATAATGAAACCGTTTATCGACCATTATCCGTATGAGCTTTCCAATCAATTTTGCGGTGATGAAACGTATATCCGTGTGAGTGGACGTTGGAATTACTTGTTCTTCTTCTTTGATACCGTAAAAAAGATTATTTTGTCGTATCCTGTTTCACCAAACCGAGATACACAGGCAGCTGTATTAGCCATTGATGAAGTATTGCTTAAGCTAAAAGAGATTCCAGAAGATCTTACTTTTGTGGTCGATGGGAATCCTATTTACCTTTTGGCTCAACACTTCTTTGCCCAGCACGATATCCACTTTGATGTGAAGCAAGTCATTGGATTAACCAATGAGGATCCTGTTTCAACGGAATATCGACCGCTTAAACAAATTATTGAGAGACTCAATCGTACTTTTAAGGGTAATTATAAGGCTACACATGGGTTTGGTTCAGAAAAGGGATCGGTATCCTATGTGACTTTATTCGTGGCATATTTTAACTTTCTCAGGCCACATGCTTCACTGGAGAATAAAGTGCCAGTTATGATCCCAGAACTCTCCAAATTGCCACACATGCCGGCACGTTGGACAAAAATGATTGAACTCGCTCAACAATGGCTTCTAGAAATACAAGCTGCCTAA
- the comGG gene encoding competence type IV pilus minor pilin ComGG, protein MTILLYSTNKYVVEKQVFNHINEMYRLESLLLLGFQDVEQAYENNELEKTGMFNYDVGYVKYTVKKDLKTRLLISFECYTDNKGELFMDLYLDIKSKVEEENPEEEVEREGELDSELSDEISDGNSSDDVEEEMTTISEINGESRKNLD, encoded by the coding sequence ATGACTATATTGTTGTATTCCACTAATAAATATGTTGTGGAAAAGCAAGTGTTCAATCATATAAATGAAATGTATAGGTTAGAATCACTATTATTACTTGGATTTCAAGATGTTGAACAGGCATATGAGAATAATGAATTAGAAAAAACAGGGATGTTCAATTATGATGTCGGCTATGTAAAATATACGGTAAAAAAAGATTTGAAGACGAGATTACTAATTAGTTTTGAATGTTATACCGATAATAAAGGCGAACTATTTATGGATCTATATTTAGATATAAAGTCAAAGGTAGAAGAAGAAAATCCTGAGGAGGAAGTTGAGAGAGAAGGTGAGTTAGATTCAGAATTAAGCGACGAGATAAGTGATGGGAATAGTAGTGATGATGTAGAAGAGGAGATGACAACGATTTCCGAAATAAATGGGGAATCGAGAAAAAATTTAGATTGA